Genomic window (Flavobacteriales bacterium):
CCTTGTAGTTGACGGTAACACTGTCCGTGGCGACAGGCTTCGGACCCTTGCCCATTTGCAGAACCTCATACTGAAGCCCGCTGGCGGTGGTGGTCACACCTGGCTTCTTGCCGTTCTCCGCCAGAAAGGCTTTGCCGGCCGCAAGGCTTGCATCGGCTTCGGCCTGCTGCTTGGCCATCACTGTCTTTTGGGCCTCCATCATATAGGCCTGAACGATCGCCTTCACCTTGTCGGTGCTGATCCGCTCGGTGCTGTCCATGGCGTCGCGCATGCCAGAGAACAGGGCGTCCATGTTCAACGAATCCAGTCCGGACTGCTTGAGGTTCATCTGGAGGTTGTGTCCCACATCGCTGCCGATGCCGTAGCTCACCGAATCACGCGTGGACTTCAGTTCCACGGTGTGCTCTTTTTGGCCGGTGGCTTGATTGCCACAAGCGCTCAACAACACGGCAAGTACGGTGAAAAGAGAAAGTTTGAGGTTCATGTTATCTTTTTATTCTGGGGCGCGAAGGTACATTACTACTGGTCCAATGGCATCGCTTTGCGATCCTTAACGGGCCGGGGCAGGACCGCGGTCCATGGTCAAAATGGTCCGGAGCTTTTTCCGGAAACGCGGATAGCCCGCCAGATCGCTGTGGTAGCCCTTGGAAAAGGTGACCAGCTCGCGGTGTACCTCCACGGGGATGGAAGCATATAGGCGCAAGGCACTGCTATAAGGGACCAAAGGGTCGCGCTTGCCATGGAAGATGAAGACCGGGCATTTTACGCCCTTGATCGCCACATCGCTCCGAAAGCGGTACTTCAGCAACCAGCGGTATGGCAGGATGGCGAGATAATGGCGGGCCACGTCCAGAAAACTGGCATAAGGGGATTCCAAGATCAGCGAGCGGGGGGACCGTGCGGCGGCGATGGGCACTGCCATCCCGGAACCGAGAGACCGGCCGTAGATCACCACATTCCCTTCACCGTAAAGCTCCGCCAAGCGGTCGAACCAGGCGAGCGCATCCGCGTGCAAAGCCGCCTCCGAGAGCCTTCCCGAGCTCTTGCCATAGCCCCGGTAATCCGGCATGAGCACGGCATGGCGCAGGGTGGTGAAGCGCGGGGCCCGTTTCCCCCACCGTCGCAGGCTTCCTGTGTTGCCATGGAGGTACAGCACCGCCCCTTCGGGCTTCGGCACCGTAAAATGCAGTGCATGCAGGACTGCCCCGTCCGGCCGTTCCATCCGCAGTTCCTCGAAGGGCTGTGCAAAGTTGAAATTGAACCGCTCTGGCAGAGTAAAGCGGACGAAGATGAACTTCTCCTGAAAGACCCAATAGAACAAGCAGATCCCCGAGTAGGCCAGCAACAGCAGGCCAAGGGCGGAAAGGATGAAGAGTGCCACGCTGCAAAATTACCCTACCAAGGTCCGGAACGCTAAAAACTCACCGCACAAAAAGCCAATCATTGGCCGAGCCGCCCTTCGGATCGAACCTATAACCGTCGCCATCGTAGTGTTTGAGGCCCTCCGGCTCCACCAGCCGGTGCTTGATGATCCAGCGGCACATCGCCCCGCGCTGGTGCTTGGCGTAGACCGCCACCATCTTCAGCCCTTTGACCGTATGCTCTTTGAATACGGGCGTGATCACCCGGGCAGCGAGCTTTTCGGCCCGCACACTTTTGAAGTATTCGGCCGAGGCGAGGTTCACCAGCACCTTCTCCCCGTTCTTC
Coding sequences:
- a CDS encoding alpha/beta hydrolase: MALFILSALGLLLLAYSGICLFYWVFQEKFIFVRFTLPERFNFNFAQPFEELRMERPDGAVLHALHFTVPKPEGAVLYLHGNTGSLRRWGKRAPRFTTLRHAVLMPDYRGYGKSSGRLSEAALHADALAWFDRLAELYGEGNVVIYGRSLGSGMAVPIAAARSPRSLILESPYASFLDVARHYLAILPYRWLLKYRFRSDVAIKGVKCPVFIFHGKRDPLVPYSSALRLYASIPVEVHRELVTFSKGYHSDLAGYPRFRKKLRTILTMDRGPAPAR
- a CDS encoding FKBP-type peptidyl-prolyl cis-trans isomerase; translated protein: MNLKLSLFTVLAVLLSACGNQATGQKEHTVELKSTRDSVSYGIGSDVGHNLQMNLKQSGLDSLNMDALFSGMRDAMDSTERISTDKVKAIVQAYMMEAQKTVMAKQQAEADASLAAGKAFLAENGKKPGVTTTASGLQYEVLQMGKGPKPVATDSVTVNYKGTLLNGKEFDSSYKHGQPATFSLQDVVPGWAEAVELMPVGSRFKVYIPSELGWGERGAGQDIPGNNVVVFELELLSIPTNK